One stretch of Carcharodon carcharias isolate sCarCar2 chromosome 20, sCarCar2.pri, whole genome shotgun sequence DNA includes these proteins:
- the LOC121292295 gene encoding transmembrane protein 151B — MGAVGSQEDSQRKSVPLQALAVQKMGAKVIQGIATRHAQQYQKILSSFHTGMKLIFGPPAEFSPHHPPLNPPSGAQGSETLPHNGCEGPFDYFDKLMNYLLSTVYQEMALGYGKQQRPAKQSLSTSVCRESHWKCLILSLLMYGCLGAVAWCQLTRVTKLSFDSSLKGKSMIYHDSPCSNGYVYIPLAFLAMLYMVYLVECWHCHARSELQYKADIDSVYERIGRMQQATPCIWWKAISYHFVRRTRQVTRYRNGDAYTTTQVYHERVNTHVAEAEFEYVRCGVRDVSKELLGLECYPATRLRFTKCFSFANTESENCYLNQRAHFFSEIEGLDDYMEAREGMQLKNVDFKDYMMVYVNPDRLPWYISHYAFWVAGLLMLSWPLRVLVEYRTANVHYHVEKLFGLEYVGVTPTEETGQCSPVARVGTVDSTELEWHIRTNRQLIPSYSEAVLMDLASLSICNGYSACGIVRTDCDGRSSSSSIFSRNVCRSHSRFSLDTSRFSLCRMHGSRRTGLWHSRSSNINERCRDDQCRSYSSQLAVSENPPNYHDARFFPVLIVHRPCQGREGEGRRYYIRRNSCLETSL; from the exons atGGGAGCAGTTGGCtcgcaggaggacagccaaaggaagTCGGTGCCCCTCCAAGCCTTGGCTGTCCAGAAGATGGGCGCCAAAGTTATCCAAG GAATTGCGACCCGCCATGCCCAGCAGTATCAGAAGATCCTGTCATCATTTCACAcgggcatgaaactgatttttggaccTCCCGCCgaattctccccccaccacccgccattGAACCCGCCGTCGGGGGC ACAGGGCTCAGAGACTTTACCACATAATGGGTGTGAGGGGCCCTTTGATTACTTTGACAAGCTAATGAATTACTTATTGTCCACAGTCTATCAAGAAATGGCACTAGGATATGGGAAG cagcagagaccagcgaAACAGTCACTGAGTACCTCAGTTTGCCGGGAGTCGCACTGGAAGTGCCTGATCCTCTCTCTTCTGATGTATGGATGCCTGGGGGCTGTGGCCTGGTGCCAGTTAACCCGAGTCACCAAACTCAGCTTTGACAGCTCCCTAAAGGGCAAGTCCATGATCTACCATGATAGTCCCTGCTCCAACGGGTACGTTTACATCCCGCTGGCCTTCCTGGCGATGCTCTACATGGTCTACCTGGTGGAATGCTGGCACTGCCATGCTCGGAGTGAGCTCCAGTACAAAGCAGACATCGACAGCGTCTACGAGCGCATAGGCCGCATGCAGCAGGCCACGCCCTGCATCTGGTGGAAGGCCATCAGTTACCACTTTGTGCGGCGCACGCGCCAGGTGACCCGCTACCGCAACGGCGATGCCTACACCACCACGCAGGTGTACCATGAGCGGGTCAACACGCACGTGGCCGAGGCAGAGTTTGAGTATGTCCGGTGCGGCGTGCGGGATGTGTCGAAGGAGCTGCTGGGTCTGGAGTGCTACCCGGCCACCAGGCTGCGTTTCACCAAGTGTTTCAGTTTTGCCAACACCGAGTCGGAGAACTGTTACTTGAACCAGCGGGCACACTTTTTCAGCGAGATCGAGGGCCTGGATGACTATATGGAGGCCCGGGAAGGGATGCAGCTCAAGAATGTGGACTTCAAGGATTACATGATGGTCTATGTCAACCCTGACCGCCTCCCATGGTACATCTCGCACTACGCCTTCTGGGTGGCAGGCCTGCTCATGCTATCTTGGCCTCTCAGGGTCCTAGTGGAATATCGGACTGCCAACGTCCACTATCACGTGGAGAAACTCTTTGGGCTGGAGTACGTGGGGGTGACCCCAACTGAGGAGACTGGCCAGTGCTCCCCAGTGGCCCGAGTCGGCACCGTGGACAGCACTGAGCTCGAGTGGCACATCCGCACCAACCGGCAGCTCATCCCCAGCTACTCGGAGGCCGTATTGATGGACCTAGCCTCCTTGTCCATCTGCAATGGCTACTCAGCTTGCGGCATTGTCCGCACGGACTGCGACGGGAGGtccagcagctcctccatcttctcccgCAATGTGTGCCGCAGCCACTCGCGCTTCTCCCTCGACACCAGCCGCTTCTCGCTCTGCCGCATGCATGGCTCCCGCCGGACCGGCCTGTGGCACAgccgcagcagcaacatcaatgAGCGCTGCCGTGACGATCAGTGCCGCTCCTACTCCAGCCAGCTGGCGGTCAGCGAGAACCCACCCAACTACCACGACGCCCGCTTTTTCCCGGTGCTGATTGTCCACCGGCCCTGTCAGGGCCGTGAAGGGGAGGGGCGCAGGTATTACATCCGAAGAAACTCCTGCCTTGAAACATCTTTGTGA